Proteins from one Thioflavicoccus mobilis 8321 genomic window:
- the speD gene encoding adenosylmethionine decarboxylase, giving the protein MPHSLKKLKLEGFNNLTKTLSFNIYDVCYADSAEQRAAYIEYIDEAYNAERLTGILTDVAEIIGANILNIAHQDYDPQGASVTMLISEEPVAAELLSNTASPGPLPDAVVAHLDKSHITVHTYPESNPQTGISTFRADIDVSTCGRISPLRALNYLIHALESDVVIMDYRVRGFTRDVKGRKHFIDHNISSIQNYLSRDTKNRYQMVDVNVYQENIFHTKMVLKRFRLDDYLFCIQAKDLSEREHQRIQKLLRRELSEIFYGRNLARNLEYMGC; this is encoded by the coding sequence ATGCCGCATTCCTTGAAAAAGCTCAAGCTGGAGGGCTTCAACAACCTGACGAAGACCCTGAGCTTCAACATCTACGACGTCTGCTACGCGGATTCGGCCGAACAGCGCGCCGCCTACATCGAGTACATCGACGAGGCCTACAACGCCGAGCGACTGACCGGTATCCTCACAGATGTGGCCGAGATCATCGGTGCCAACATCCTCAACATCGCGCACCAGGACTACGATCCCCAAGGGGCGTCGGTCACGATGCTGATCTCAGAAGAGCCGGTCGCGGCCGAACTGCTTTCGAATACCGCCTCGCCCGGGCCCCTGCCGGATGCCGTGGTCGCCCACCTCGACAAGAGCCATATCACGGTCCATACCTACCCCGAGAGCAATCCGCAGACCGGCATCAGCACCTTTCGCGCCGATATCGACGTCTCGACCTGTGGACGGATCTCGCCGCTGCGGGCACTGAACTACCTGATCCATGCGTTGGAGTCCGACGTCGTCATCATGGACTACCGGGTGCGCGGTTTCACGCGGGACGTGAAGGGACGCAAGCACTTCATCGACCACAACATCAGTTCCATCCAAAACTATCTCTCGCGCGATACCAAGAACCGCTACCAGATGGTGGACGTCAACGTCTATCAGGAGAACATCTTCCACACCAAGATGGTGTTGAAACGCTTTCGCCTCGACGACTACCTCTTCTGCATCCAGGCGAAGGACCTCAGCGAACGTGAGCACCAACGCATCCAGAAGCTGCTGCGTCGCGAGCTGAGCGAGATCTTCTACGGCCGCAACCTGGCGCGCAATCTGGAATACATGGGCTGCTGA
- the coq7 gene encoding 2-polyprenyl-3-methyl-6-methoxy-1,4-benzoquinone monooxygenase, producing MYSQRHLTQTDSLLIGLDQALRTVFGRPAMTGRPNPASALEEADLNERERRHIARLMRVNHTGEVCAQALYQGQAVTAHLPTVRETLERSAAEETDHLAWCETRLRELGERRSLLNPVWYTGSFAMGALAGLAGDNWSLGFVVETERQVESHLEGHLREIPERDTKTRTLIHQMKADEIHHAEVAKRGGGADMPRPIQWAMKAAAKVMTRTAYWV from the coding sequence ATGTACTCTCAGCGACATTTAACGCAGACCGATAGCCTGCTCATCGGTCTCGACCAGGCACTACGCACCGTCTTCGGCCGCCCGGCCATGACCGGCCGCCCCAACCCGGCCAGCGCCCTCGAAGAGGCCGACCTGAACGAGCGCGAACGCCGCCATATCGCCCGCCTGATGCGGGTGAACCATACGGGCGAGGTCTGCGCCCAGGCACTCTACCAGGGCCAGGCGGTCACCGCCCACCTGCCGACGGTGCGCGAGACCTTGGAGCGTTCAGCGGCCGAGGAGACCGACCACCTGGCCTGGTGCGAAACGCGGCTGCGCGAGTTGGGCGAACGCCGGAGCCTGCTCAATCCCGTCTGGTACACCGGCTCGTTCGCGATGGGGGCACTGGCCGGTCTAGCCGGAGACAATTGGAGTCTCGGCTTCGTCGTCGAGACCGAGCGGCAGGTCGAAAGCCACCTGGAGGGGCACCTGCGAGAGATCCCGGAGCGCGATACCAAGACCCGCACCCTGATCCATCAAATGAAGGCCGACGAGATCCACCACGCCGAAGTCGCCAAACGCGGCGGCGGGGCCGATATGCCGCGGCCGATCCAGTGGGCCATGAAGGCCGCAGCGAAGGTCATGACGCGGACCGCGTACTGGGTGTAG
- a CDS encoding (Fe-S)-binding protein: MPDQASPSHAAAGARLLALTEQCVRCGLCLPHCPTYQLALDEGESPRGRIALIAAVTSGALPTEGAPKRHLDHCLGCRACETACPSLVPFGDLLDAARARQLASLPRWRRWARRARLGALSNARFMRFIARAAAGYRGSGVARMAEWLGLHQSQGWGPFHRLALVLGRPQRLPRSAPVAPTLQLFAGCMSEVAQPQALHAARRILQALGERVAHDPAPACCGAILRHNGLPDRADQTLARQATVLDGHVIVGTASACVAELHRQPELAQSAEICTWLAGRRWPDDLALASLPDTVAVHEPCTHRHGLGGNHDVYHLLERIPDLRLLELPENATCCGAAGTHLIEQPVLSQALLQRKIMHLRRLAPAVVVTTNPGCALHLRAGVREAGLDIEVCHPIELIDRQLRQPQLPTTRTGHRRRR; the protein is encoded by the coding sequence GTGCCTGATCAGGCGTCGCCAAGTCACGCCGCGGCGGGCGCACGCCTGCTCGCGCTGACCGAACAATGCGTGCGCTGCGGGCTCTGCCTGCCACACTGCCCAACTTACCAACTCGCCCTCGACGAGGGCGAGTCGCCGCGTGGACGGATCGCCCTGATCGCGGCCGTGACCAGCGGTGCACTCCCGACTGAGGGTGCCCCGAAGCGCCATCTCGACCACTGCCTGGGTTGCCGCGCCTGCGAAACAGCTTGCCCATCGTTGGTGCCCTTCGGCGACTTGCTCGACGCCGCCCGCGCCCGACAGCTGGCCAGCTTGCCCCGCTGGAGACGATGGGCGAGGCGGGCCCGCCTCGGCGCCCTGAGTAATGCCCGCTTCATGAGGTTCATCGCGCGCGCCGCAGCCGGCTATCGTGGCAGCGGTGTCGCCCGGATGGCCGAATGGCTCGGCCTGCATCAGAGCCAGGGCTGGGGCCCCTTCCACCGCCTCGCCCTGGTCCTGGGCCGTCCCCAACGCCTCCCCCGATCGGCACCGGTCGCGCCCACTCTGCAACTGTTCGCTGGCTGCATGTCCGAGGTCGCCCAACCGCAGGCCTTGCACGCCGCCCGGCGGATCCTTCAGGCCCTCGGAGAGCGTGTCGCACACGACCCCGCGCCGGCCTGCTGCGGCGCGATCCTGCGTCACAACGGCCTGCCCGACCGGGCGGACCAAACCCTTGCTCGGCAGGCCACAGTTCTCGACGGGCATGTCATCGTCGGCACCGCCAGTGCCTGCGTTGCCGAGTTGCACCGTCAACCGGAGCTCGCGCAGAGCGCCGAGATCTGCACCTGGCTCGCCGGACGCCGCTGGCCGGACGACTTGGCGCTGGCCTCCCTTCCCGACACGGTAGCCGTCCACGAGCCCTGCACCCACAGGCACGGCCTCGGCGGTAACCACGATGTCTATCACCTGCTCGAGCGCATCCCCGACCTGCGGCTCCTCGAACTGCCAGAGAATGCCACTTGCTGCGGCGCGGCCGGCACCCATCTCATCGAGCAGCCGGTCTTGTCTCAGGCACTGCTCCAGCGCAAGATCATGCACCTGCGCCGCCTGGCCCCGGCGGTCGTCGTGACCACCAACCCGGGCTGCGCCTTGCATCTGAGGGCAGGGGTGCGCGAGGCCGGTCTCGACATCGAGGTGTGCCACCCAATCGAGCTGATCGACCGGCAACTGCGCCAGCCACAGCTTCCGACCACTCGAACCGGACACCGAAGGAGACGCTGA
- the rplM gene encoding 50S ribosomal protein L13 — translation MTTVSAKPAEVRRAWYLVDADGKTLGRLATELARRLRGKHKPQYTPHVDTGDYIVVVNAEKIRVTGNKLQDKMYYRHTGYVGNLKSISLAKLLAKAPEQAIEQAVKGMLPRNTLGRAMFKKLHVYAGPTHRHQAQQPQPLEI, via the coding sequence ATGACGACTGTGAGCGCCAAGCCCGCCGAGGTACGCCGTGCCTGGTATCTGGTGGACGCCGATGGCAAGACCCTGGGGCGGCTTGCCACCGAGTTAGCGCGGCGGCTGCGCGGCAAACACAAGCCCCAATACACGCCGCATGTCGATACCGGTGACTATATCGTCGTCGTCAATGCCGAGAAGATCCGCGTGACGGGCAACAAGCTCCAGGACAAGATGTATTATCGGCACACCGGTTATGTCGGCAATCTCAAGTCGATCAGCCTGGCAAAGCTCTTGGCCAAGGCGCCAGAGCAGGCGATCGAGCAGGCCGTGAAAGGGATGCTGCCGCGCAACACGCTGGGCCGGGCGATGTTCAAGAAGCTGCACGTCTATGCCGGGCCGACGCATCGGCATCAGGCCCAACAGCCGCAGCCCCTCGAGA